In Oryza sativa Japonica Group chromosome 1, ASM3414082v1, the genomic stretch cgccgctgctcgggcggcgccgccgtcgctcggggaggggGGCTGCTCGGGGagaggcgccgtcgccgccgcttagGGGAGGGGCGAGAGGcgctgccgcagccgccgccgctcgggggaGGGAGAGTGGtaaaggagggggagggggtgagAATGAATCCTAGGGTTAGGTTTTGGGTGTAGTTATTTAGGTTAGGATTAATCTGGGCCGTCCATTCGATCGGACAGCTCCAGCTGCTCCCGCGTCGGGCCGCCGGCCTATTGGGCCACCGAATGGACCGTGTGGTCGATATCAAGAGGATGCAATGGACTTAACAGAGAAAGGAAACAAGCCAGATACATAGAATAGACGTAAGGGAGAGAATATAAACTTTCTATATTCGGCCCAAACCTGAAAGGGAGGATTTTGAttcctttttccaattaaataattgttaaatgaggtttgtattattaaaattagcaattaagctctgaaaattccaataaaattctaAAGAGCTTAATTAaatatggagaatttaataaaattaaatttaacctgtcattttatttattatacttgctttacttgtaaattaattttttacACAAGGGAGGGAATATAACCTTTCTACATAATGTAAATTTTTCTTAACTTTTCCTTTATTTTCTGGTCTATAcacttcccgttgcaacgcacgggcacttttgccaGTGGAATATAAAATCCTGGAGTTCCTCCTAGGTGTAGTAGCAAATACTCCCTCAATTTTACTATACaatttattctagcatttctcatattcatattgatgctataaGATAAGAGAAATAGTAAGTAACAACATAGCCATGGAAAGTTGGACACAATACTCTGCTCTACCATTAGCAAACAAAATCTGAAAGCCACGTCACTGAGCAGGTACCTATTTCATCACAAACACATGCACATATATTTGATCCTCGTTACGAAAActtacaaggaaaaaaaaaaaagagatcgtATGAATATCAGCgaattttttttcgcgaacgcgaaTATCAGCGAATTCGTCAACATCGATGCAAATTCTCTCGTTTTCAAATATCGATGCACCAAGAAATCCCATTTTTTGTTCTTTTAAAACTGCAGAGAATACTTCTTGCCGGTGAACCGATTCCCATCGTCTTTCTCGCCGGACTTGGCCTCCTTGACGCCACCACCGGCGGCAGGAGCCGACGAGCCAAACCGAAGCCCCCTtttgggcggcgccgccgccgtcgccggcggcggcatcgtcttcttctcctcctccaccggcttGCCGTCCATCCGCATCCTGAAGCCGGTGAACCGGGCCGGCtccggctcgccggcgccgacgccgtcgacctgcatggcggcggcggcggcgggctccgcTTGGTCGAGGGCCTGGTCGAACTCGACCTCGCAGTCGGTCTCGATGACGCAGACAGCGTCGGCCGGCCTCGTCTCCACGACGTCGAGGTAGTAGAACCTGTCCCCCGCCGCCACGGCGATCGTCTCGCCGGTCGTAAGGCAGAAGTAGTTGCGGAAGTTGTACTCCAGCCTACACGCACATCAACACAACATATGTCAACCAATGTCGAATAAAATAATAGATAATATAGCAATGTTTATTATGATAAttaaatgtaataattgttagtggatgataatgTGATATATCTGTACGTTAAGCTTTAGAATTTAGTAAGTTAACTTTATAGTAGGAAAGAATAACCAGGCTTAGTAATTTCGTTGTTCATATCTACGACGGGGCATCGAAATTTCGATCAGAACTTTTAtggaatttgatcaaattttgattaaaaaattgaaaatttcgGACGAAATAGTTCGGTGCCGAGAGGGCctgaaatttcaaaaaattcgAACGGAAATTTCAATAATTTAGTCATAATGATCGTATTCAGTCAGTATTGAAAGTTATTTTGTCAATATTACCATCAGTAGAAGATGATCCTAACTGTTGTTCTATGAGTTTTAGTTCcagtaaaaaaaatctgaattagAAAAGGTGAACAATTTAGATTaatttctaaagaaaaaaaaaacttctttcGATAGAATTACTTACAGGTATCTTGGTTCAGAAAGCTTGTGGAAGTCAGAGGTGTGAGGCTGCAGCTTGATGAAGGTGGCCTTGGGGATCGACGTGCTTCGCAGCAGCACGAGATCGTTCTCTCGCAGGCCCAAGTGCTCCATCATCTGAAAATATTCAGGAACAAAATATAAATCAGCATCAGTTTATGTTAATGCTCTGAAGAGttgtttaaattaaatttgtatttgGGCAAAGTTAATTTGATGTTCTTCTATGAAGAGTATACTAACCATGGTCGGGATGTGGATGAAGCCCTCGTCGGCGGTGAACTCGAGCACGCCGCAGTACGAGGTCTGCAGCGTGGTGGCGTTCTGAATCTGAAACTGCATCGGGTACTCGATGTGCAGATACCCTTGAAAGTAAATTAACCACAAGCAATAACATCAGTAATTTAACCAACTAATTTATTACCAGATGATCAAGTATGTACGGAAAGATCGTTTTTTTACTGAAGATGTTAGGAACTTACCGAGCCGATCAAGAGCAGATACAGGCATGAAGACTGCAAACAAATTAAACATAAGCAAAACTTCGTAATATtcagttagaaaaaaaaatagattgacTACTGACTATTAATAACAGGTTAATTAGCAACTTACCCCTGTTGCCATCGTCGGCGTTCTCCTTCTTGAGAAGCGAGATCGGCAAGCAGCGGTACAGCTGCGCGAACGTCGCCGATTGCAAGTTGAGATACTCCTCGAAATCCTGCACAACGCATTCAACGAACCAGCAATTAGATTAGAAGTTCAGAACCGGTATCCTAAACAACTCCAGTATATGCATGAATCAAGAACATAATTAGCATGGTAATATATGCAAGAACAATGACAGATTGGTTGCGCTCCAAAGAATCGAAAAGATGGAAGAGAAGGGGATAAAACAACAACTTGGATTAAAAAGATTTCAGAGCAATTGACTGACATACCATTATTAAGATGAACTGATGAAGTCAGCGACTAAATTAATTGGCTGCCGATCGAGTTAGTCAaatcccctcttcttcttccgatGGAATTCGAAGAACACACGACAAATCAATAGAACAAGATCAAAATCAGGTATTCAGGTGAGGCTTCCAGATATCCAGGGCCAATATAAACCGCCTATACGAATCGCCCTCGTATACACGAATCAGTAATAAACCGCGTAGGAGTCCACCACATCAAAtaccgggcccacatgtcggtcagaccgcaggtaggACCAGCCAGGCAAGCGGTTCTCCTTCcctggctgacatgtgggcccgcaCGCCACTCGCGCACCGGGCCGTGGTGATGGGCCCGAGTCCGACTCGAACccgatctcctctcctctctctcttctcgtcgtgcgcctcctccccgcggcgaCGGCTTCCGCGAGCCGcgtaaaccctaaccctaaatcgGTAAGcgaagcagcggcagcggcagaggcggcggcggaggaggaaggtggcgatggcggcgaagcGGGAGCTCTCGAGCACCCTCAGGAACCTCAAGGCGAGGAGGAAATCCCTTGGAAATGTTGCCTCTTATTACATCCGCACGCGTTGCTATCTCGTctgatgtttttatttttgtatttgTGTGCGGGGGGGATGCAGTTTATGCAGCGGGCGGCTGTTGCGCAGAAGGTTGAGGAGAAGCCCaaggttgaggcggcggcggcggcggcggaggaggaggtggtgacgGTGCCTAGCGGAGGTGTTGGCTCGTCGGTTAAAGTCGCTCGGAAGTGGTATGGGGATTGAAAGGCTCGTTTTTTTAATCGTTTATGCTGAGTTGGTGTTTTTAGCATGGTATTAGAGATTTTGACTCTAGGGTAGCATGGGATGTTTTGTATGCTATATAACAAGGTGCGATGAAGAATTGGAGATTATGTTTGAGTTAAGCTGAATCTGTTAGATGAAGATTGTGCCTTTTTGGGTTTGTTAGATGAGATATCTGGCAAAACCTCCCATCTAATTTACTTCTTACCTAATTACAGAGAATTTGGGATTTCTGGCTATGCACCTGGACAAGTACTCGTCTAAGTTCATAGCTAGAAATGAAGTCtttgtgggacggaggtagtagaaatGATACTTTGTGCTTCAGAAACTATAACATTCATGTGTATGTCCATAATTGGATACTTTTTTTTAACGTTTTCTTCCCAGATATGCTTCACACTAATCAGCTAAACATGCATTTGATGTTGTCATGCAAATTCATTTTTTGGGTTTAGTTTTGGACACGCAGTACTTCATTACCAATACCTTTCTTTGATCTGTCAATGCAGACTAAACCAATACTAACTCTTTCTTCAGCGTAGTTATCATGGAGGGTAATCCACACCCTGGAGCTGCAAAGGGTCGAATGTCATTCCTGAATTTCAACCCATCCATTGATGTGAGATTtcaagattatttttttatatcttGTTATTTGCAATATTGTCGTGTTCCCTCACCCAAACCTAGAACTGTAGAAATTAACTCAAGAGGCAACGGGTGGCCGCCAATCACAGTTAGCATCACCTAGTAATAATCATCAGGATGGTTCGAATTCCAGCAGGTTAGCTATTTACCAGCTCTTTTCTGTGCTGTAACTGTTGTTAACCTATAGCTAATTTATCTGTTACAAAATATAGATTACCTGTCACAATATGTGGATTAATGTCGTGAGTATGTGCTAAGAGTTATTTAGTTTGGACTTTTGATCATTGAACTGGAAACATAACCAAAGCAGAAGAGCCTGAAGCTCTTACATAGTTACCAGACTTGACATTATTAACATTCATTTAGTGCACTTCAGCCTTGTGAAAGATGAATCACCTGTTAATAACTTCACTGCAGCTTTGACATCATGTAAGGTAGAAATCTAAGCTTGAAGTGATTGATTTGTTAAAAAATACACTCGTTGTGGCGCTAATGTTGGATGCAGAGTTACCATTCATTGTTAGTGTATAACTGTATATCACTATATCCGTCATTACTGGTAGCTTGCTCTGAGTAGTTCAGACATTATTGATGTATTGCTATAGTTAACATTATTTGCTAAAAGTAAAGCTTATACAACTAATGCTATTCTGAAGCTTATGAGTTACTGCATATTCACAAATGAGGAAGCTTTTTGCACAAATGGCATGAAAAATCTAGAATGCATACATTTTtggcacccaaaaaaaaattaatgaaattCTTTAGTAGAATTCTGATTCAGTTCGGTCAGATAAGAAATTAACAAATCACTACTATGCAACACAAAAAGGTGTAGCCTTATGGACACAATTCACCAGGAGAACACTTTCATCTGTACTTTTTATGAAAATGCTAACTACAGCCGCTCAAAATCATTGTGAGGCAATTGAATAGCTTGTGGATGTAATTTTGAGCCGCTCAAAATCATTGTACAAGTTCTTATGTGGCACATATAATTTTGAGCACTTTGAATAGCTTGTGGATGTAATGAATTTTCACGTGATCCCTTTTACAATGGAAATGCAGAACGGATGAAGTATCAAGAACAAGATTTAGTGACTTCAACATTGATAGTTCAGAAAGCATATCTCTGAATGAACTAAAGAGGAAACAGCCTGAGCTTGAAATGGAAACACCACCATCACATAGGCAGCCCAAGACCACAGGTAAGAGTATCGATGGTGATTCATCTTCCCAAAGCAATGGCCGTGGGTCTCACAAGTCAAACAAGCGTGAAAAGCTTGACTGGAATCTTCTTAGACCACGGAAATCAAAATGAAGTCCGGAGTTAGCGTAGCCAAAACTTTGCTCTTGTACCCCATTTGTACTCTGTATCTGATTAGCATTTTCTCCTGTTTCGCGAGTTATATCTAGAAAGCTGGTAACCAGTAGTTTATTTACAGTAAAATGTTTGTCCTTGCCTAATCTTGGTTTCAACTGTTCCCCTGTTCTTGATATGTTGTTTACTGCATTACTTTGCTGTAACAAGGTTCTGCAGCAGCAATGAGAAATTACAGTTTTGACAGTGGTTAATGCTGCATCCTGGATATATGTTGGAAGTGTATTTGATTGAGATATGATTGCCTTGCCTTCCTTTGCACCCACGGTTTCATTTGATCTCGTATGATTTACAGTGGATTTGCTTGCGTATATTTCACACTTGGAATTGGAAGCAATTGAACTGCGTGAGAAAGCACGAGATATCCACAAAGGTCCCGTTTGAATATGCTAAAAAGGGAtataaaattttggatactctTGGCACACTTTTCAAATTGCAAAACGGTAAATTTcatacgaaaactttctatatgaaagttgctctaaattatcaaattaatctatttttcacgtttgtaataattaaactcaattaatcatacgttaatatcaCATCGGTTGATGATAATGCCTACCACCTGAATAATCTCTCCCCTTTGGGAAGgctctctcaagtctcaacccaAGGACTCGAACTggctggtcccacctgtcattggCTTTAATATGGTCGACGCATCGTCCTGAAGGTGTCTGcttgcttttctttctttctttttttttctctcgcttCCAAGTTACGCCCGCCGTTAAACCCTAGCTccttccccggcggcggcggcggcgggagggggcaGGAAGCCCGGAGATGCCACCGGCGTCGTCGGTTGCGTCGGCGGTGGAGAagctgcaggcggcggcgcaggacgCGGCGAACTCCTCGTCGCGCTCGGCGGCCGCCTTCTCCGAGCAGGCGCACCAGGTCCTCGTGCCCAGGGCCGCAGGGTatactctcctctcctcctcacttGCCCTCCACCTACTCTAGCTTGAATGTTTTCGCACATTGGAGCTCCAGGTTCAGCTCAATTTCTTGCTTGCCTTGAATTGGTTTGGTGCTGGATTTGCAGTATCGAATGACTCCAATTGCTCCCGATTTGTGCCATGTAGCTACTATCTGAAATAAGCAAACTGCAATTAGGCGTGTTTACAAAAACTGATCAGAGTTTGATAGGGTGATTTGGTATGTCCTATGAAAAGCCATACCGACTGAGGGATTGTAAAATAGGTCAATAGCTCGAAGTTGAGAAGTGCTCTTCGCAATTAGGTGGTGCAGTGTTCAAGTAACTTTTGGCATCACTGGCATATTGAGTTCCTGAATTCAGGAGTATTGCAAGGGCTCGTCTCAAAGTTGAGTGTATTGATATGTTGCAAGGGGTCTGTATTTGTATAGCTCTCGTGTCATACAAGATGCAACCAGAAGAGGCAATGGTGAGTTCAGAAGAATATGAGCAGATTCCATTGTGATCCTAGCAGCTCATTGAGTTCAGAGTAGATAAAATTTTAGTGTCTTTCTAGATCAAAAGCTACGAGGTTTAAGACCGTGAGAGTACTTGATTGTGATTGAGCTGTGTTCAGAATTTCAGTTGGATGAACAGTGAATATATTGATTGTATAACTGTGTTTGAGTTGCAAAATAGCCTAGAGTTTGTGTGCATTGGTGCTGCTGTTACTAAATCTGAAAGCTTAACAACAAGAGCTAGACATGGTTGCAtaccctatatatatattctgcaTGCAGCTTTAAGAGCTTATTAAGTAAGTTGCACTGCCTCAGGAAAATTTATTTGGCACAACTTTTCAACATTTGCTATCATTTCCAGGCACTGATACCATTTTATTCATGAACCCTGTGCTCAACTGTCCAACACCTTAGAACCTGACAATAGTTATACTTGTGTTATATTCTGTATTGCAGTCGTGTTGTCTCTCTATCAACTTGTACGAAGATCAGCGCCGTCAGCTTTGCAGTCGGTGTTGTGGTGGGCTTCACATTGAAGAGAAGACTACGCCGGTGGGCTGCTAGGCTGCTGAAAAGAATTAAGGACGATGACTAGTGAAATCTTTTCATGCcatgttgttctcaagttctgTTGAGTGTTGAGAACTATGTTTGGTTGTGCATCGCCCGCAAATTGGAATCCTTTTTACAGTTAGATAAAATCGCAAGCAAGACAAACTTATGGTTTCTAAGCTGTATTACACATATTTTGTAGGTCCGTAAGCCTTAGAATTGCTACTCAGAATGTTTGTTTTCTGATGGGTGATTTACAAATTCTATTTATCCCCCTTTTGATAGAGTATTCAGATTTGTGACAGTTGACTCAAGCGAGTGTACTTTGTTTTACTGGTATACACAATCAACTTAAATatcttttagaaatacaaattagaaataactaagattagaaattagaaaaataagcAGAATTTGGAGAAGAGTCTATAGtatatataggaatacaattcataagtaactgaaattcgaaattaaaaataagtaatattagaaaaaactctaaagtctatataggaatacaatttataaataattgaaattcggaattaaaaaatacagatattggaaaaaaatagagtctatatagaaatacaattataaaTAAAAGATTGGGAATTAGAcaaataaaaatattggaagaagagtccatagtccatataggaatatagaACTAAGTGAAagttgaaattaaaaaataattaaaagtagagtttagagtctatatagaaatacaatttagaaaaaaaattaaaaatttaaaaaataagcaaCATTGGGAGAGGAGTCTAGCGTCTATatatgaataaaatttataaataactgaaatttagaattaacaaataaggaatattaaaaaaaggtatagagtccatatacaaatacattttataaataaataaaattaaaaaaaataaatattgataAAAAGGTCTAGAGTCCATACAGGAATACAATTTACCAATAAAGGaaatacaaaattaaaaaaagaatattaaaagaagagtttagagtatatatagaaatacaatttacaaataagtaaaatgaatattggaagaggagtcCAAGGTCCTTATAGGAATAGAATTTATGAAtaatgaaaattcaaaattaaaataataagaaatattgaaagatgagtctAGGTCTAGattggaatacaatttataaataactaaaatctgaaattataaaataattaataactatcatGTATATACAATACAATAAGAATATCACATATTTGTTAGTTTGATcaagaatttaaaattatattatcattttaatttattttaataaatagaatatgaaaatatttatgctattataagaaaaaaatataacgaTGCTAGCCACGCAATCTATGCTAGTTAAACGGAGTATAATAAATATAGGTGAGCCAACCATGTATGGCTTCCCGATGCAAACATAATGCTTTTCTAAGTGACTTTAGGAAATATTAATCCAATTTAAATATCTGTACGTTAGATGGAACAAGGTACTCTCTCATCAGATGGAGGAGTAATTCTGTACATATGCAAGCAACTTGTAGTTCGTAAACTACAAGTTGGAATTAAAACTTCTTTGTGGAAATCACAAGAACTTAGCCGTGGATAGCACACAACCGGTTCTACAGGAAACCCATCCTACATAGACTTATTTGGAACAGTTTTTAGCTGCTGCATCTTTTTCCAGAGACAGAAATTCTTTCAAACAGGGATTCAGATTCTAAGAAATTGCAGTAGTTGAATTCAGAAAAAGAACTAGAAACTAAAAGTTAGAAAACCCAGTTTTtttagattctcagaagctgactACCAACAAGTtgattctcagaatcttaatCTCCCCAAACAAACCCATAGTAGTACTCCAGTTCACACACAAAGAACATCACAAGCATATCTATACTACTTAAAATATTAATAGTGGTGGTGTCTATTTTCACATCATCTCTACCACCGATATTTAGTATGGATTAAGGTTTGTGAAAATATATAATACCATTTATTAAATGATGTATGGTTGGATGTGGAAGGATGGTTGAGGGtagaaaagaaacaaatttgAATTAGAAGTGATTGATGGGATAAGTAGTACTTCATTGTAACAACTATTTTAGAATAAAGTTTTGAATCATAGAAATACAActaatttgaaacggagggagtatactattGCATCACCTTCATATAAGTCTTTCCTGCTTCACTATTCCCTTTCCCCAATTTTTAAaatcatctatctatctatctattatattattaaaggaatagaaaaaggagcctccacgttcgctctcatggcctagaaattctcacattaatcggaaaaaaagaaaaagcagagtccatatagaaatagctgaaattcggaattaaaaaatactacctccgtcccaaaataagtgcagttttgcactattcacgttcaacgtttgaccgtccgtcttatttgaaaaatttgtgaaaaaattaaaaacatttagtcacacataaagtaatattcatgttttatcatctaatagcaataaaaatactaatcataaaaaattttcaaataagacggacggtcaaacgttgaacatgaatagtgcaaaactgcacttattttgggacggagggagtaagtaatattagaagaggagactagagtccatatagaaatacaattagaaaatagctaaaattcggaattaaaaaaataaggaatattagaagaggagactagagtccatatagaaatacaattaggaaatgactgaaattcggaattaaaaataaggaatattagaagaggagactagagtccatatagaaatacaattaggaaatgactgaaattcggaattaaaaataaggaatattagaagtatagtatagagtccatatagaaatacaattaggaaataacttaaattcggaattaaaaataaggaatattagaagtagagtatagagtccatatagaaatacaattaggaaataactgaaattcggaattaaaaataaggaatattagaagtagagtatatagtccatatagaaatacgattaggaaataatagaaatttggaattaaaaataaagaatattagaagtagagtatagagtcgatatagaaatacaattaagaaaaaaagaaattcggaattaaaaagtaaggaatattagaaatagagtatagagtccatatatgaatttaaaactaactaaaatttggaataaacataataaaattaaaagtagagtttagagtccgtataaaaatacaatttacaaataactaaatttgaaattaagaaaaatatgggaagaagagtttaaggtcaatatagaaatacaaatataggaatacaatttagaagtaactaaaattcgaatttaaaaattaaagaatattgaaagataagtttagagtccacatagaaatacaattagaaataataaaaattcagaaataaaaaaaaatattggaagaagagcatagagtctatgtagaaatacaatttacagaaaattcaaaattaaaaaaaagaaatattaaaagacgagtctagagtccatataggaatatatataatttacaaataactaaaatttgataataaaaataattaataactaacacgtatataaaatataatataaatattacacattagtagtttcgtaaagttaatgcaaaatttaaaattatgttgtcattttaatatatttgaagaatataatgagaaaacatatatactattatataagagaaaatataatgatgctagccgcgtaatctgtgtgggccaccatgctaattattcaataaaaaaacaacttaaaCTAAATAAATGTCTTTTAATTGATTTGATAAGCTAGAAAGTTAATCTGTTTTGGTTGCAACATAATGAGTCAAAGACACACATGACAAAAACAAGTGA encodes the following:
- the LOC4325470 gene encoding uncharacterized protein; this translates as MPPASSVASAVEKLQAAAQDAANSSSRSAAAFSEQAHQVLVPRAAGRVVSLSTCTKISAVSFAVGVVVGFTLKRRLRRWAARLLKRIKDDD
- the LOC4325469 gene encoding uncharacterized protein, with product MAAKRELSSTLRNLKFMQRAAVAQKVEEKPKVEAAAAAAEEEVVTVPSGGVGSSVKVARKCVVIMEGNPHPGAAKGRMSFLNFNPSIDKLTQEATGGRQSQLASPSNNHQDGSNSSRTDEVSRTRFSDFNIDSSESISLNELKRKQPELEMETPPSHRQPKTTGKSIDGDSSSQSNGRGSHKSNKREKLDWNLLRPRKSK
- the LOC107276927 gene encoding uncharacterized protein, which translates into the protein MDFEEYLNLQSATFAQLYRCLPISLLKKENADDGNRVFMPVSALDRLGYLHIEYPMQFQIQNATTLQTSYCGVLEFTADEGFIHIPTMMMEHLGLRENDLVLLRSTSIPKATFIKLQPHTSDFHKLSEPRYLLEYNFRNYFCLTTGETIAVAAGDRFYYLDVVETRPADAVCVIETDCEVEFDQALDQAEPAAAAAMQVDGVGAGEPEPARFTGFRMRMDGKPVEEEKKTMPPPATAAAPPKRGLRFGSSAPAAGGGVKEAKSGEKDDGNRFTGKKYSLQF